A region of Papaver somniferum cultivar HN1 unplaced genomic scaffold, ASM357369v1 unplaced-scaffold_160, whole genome shotgun sequence DNA encodes the following proteins:
- the LOC113337522 gene encoding uncharacterized protein LOC113337522: MASCFNDYAVKVSDATSCSSTANLACYPANLLPSTKNAISCLYKTKLSTEKQFYITISWCKNNIANSQGLSINVNEMSSPSFKFSTDYRLFRRKKGTRKLEAGSSKVELFWDISMAKYGLEPEPVTGFYIAVVIDSELVLLLGDMGGEELSSASKKYISSLCKIAKFSLVSRREHFNGNNLYNTKAQFSDLGTAHDILIKCTREDGPVLSVFIDKKKVIRVKSLQWNFRGNRTIFVDGVLIDMMWDVHDWFFNKEESGNAVFMFRRRSGLDTKLWLEEKVFQKEQEKVEFSLLIFASKKNNNT, from the coding sequence ATGGCTTCATGTTTCAATGATTATGCAGTAAAAGTATCTGATGCAACATCTTGTTCAAGCAccgcaaacttagcttgttatccAGCAAACTTGTTACCATCAACCAAGAATGCAATCTCTTGTCTCTACAAAACCAAGTTATCTACTGAGAAACAGTTTTACATTACAATTTCATGGTGCAAGAATAATATTGCAAACAGTCAAGGTCTTAGCATAAACGTGAACGAGATGTCGTCGCCGAGTTTCAAATTCAGCACGGATTACCGGTTGTTCCGACGGAAGAAAGGTACTCGGAAACTAGAAGCAGGGAGTTCAAAGGTTGAGCTCTTCTGGGATATCTCCATGGCTAAGTACGGTTTGGAACCGGAACCTGTAACGGGGTTTTACATCGCGGTCGTAATTGATTCTGAACTAGTACTTCTTTTAGGAGACATGGGTGGTGAAGAATTATCATCCGCTTCCAAGAAGTACATTTCAAGTTTATGCAAAATTGCGAAATTCTCATTAGTTTCCCGGAGAGAACATTTCAACGGCAACAATCTGTACAACACCAAGGCGCAATTCAGCGATTTGGGCACTGCTCATGACATACTGATAAAATGCACGAGAGAAGACGGTCCGGTTCTATCTGTTTTCATCGATAAAAAGAAAGTCATACGAGTAAAGAGCTTGCAATGGAATTTCCGGGGGAACCGAACTATATTCGTCGACGGAGTCTTGATCGATATGATGTGGGATGTTCATGACTGGTTCTTTAATAAAGAAGAGTCGGGGAATGCTGTGTTCATGTTTAGGAGACGAAGTGGATTAGATACTAAGTTGTGGTTAGAAGAAAAGGTTTTTCAGAAAGAGCAGGAAAAAGTTGAGTTTTCTTTGTTGATTTTTGCTTCTAAGAAAAACAACAACacttga